The following coding sequences are from one Sesamum indicum cultivar Zhongzhi No. 13 linkage group LG11, S_indicum_v1.0, whole genome shotgun sequence window:
- the LOC105174419 gene encoding uncharacterized protein LOC105174419, producing MEVCVPCNTPACLDISSSGSSQDPHNGIQYDSTDISVSDLKTCLTEFLNIEDIGISISGFNLSSGKNDIGIVVKENECNHLDKSKSGNSASEKCFSKCATFPTLCGPKSSGDVFLGGEGKQEEGLNDEVSEVNGSSQPVNQSYSRSMSLPTPSKLVSAMKGSREKQGKPPQRLSVTWAPDVYDPIPTSVSHVPSNKNQRHRSDGKKSGKYKQKGGGKCTRGNKGKDKKQARRNGGGVSNKIKPFRDDHGLVGFSEPQASTLGFTGSPDPFCGSSFLKESMTESHFPVAEATG from the exons ATGGAAGTTTGCGTTCCTTGTAATACACCCGCATGTCTAGATATAAGCAGCAGTGGGTCTTCACAGGATCCACACAACGGAATTCAGTACGACTCGACGGATATTTCCGTCAGTGACCTGAAAACATGTTTGACTGAATTTCTGAACATCGAAGACATCGGAATATCAATTAGTGGCTTCAACTTGTCTTCTGGGAAGAATGATATAGGCATTGTGGTGAAGGAAAATGAGTGCAACCACTTGGATAAGAGTAAGTCTGGTAATTCAGCTTCTGAGAAATGCTTTAGCAAGTGTGCAACATTTCCCACTCTTTGTGGACCTAAATCCTCTGGAGATGTGTTCTTGGGTGGAGAAGGAAAGCAGGAGGAAGGTCTAAATGATGAGGTCTCTGAAGTGAATGGTTCCAGTCAACCTGTTAATCAATCCTATTCACGGTCCATGTCACTGCCT ACTCCTTCAAAGCTTGTATCTGCCATGAAAGGTAGCCGTGAAAAGCAGGGTAAACCACCTCAAAGGCTGTCAGTAACCTGGGCCCCCGATGTGTATGATCCAATCCCTACATCAGTGTCACATGTTCCATCAAATAAGAATCAACGCCATCGCAGTGATGGTAAGAAGTCTGGGAAGTACAAGCAGAAGGGTGGTGGCAAATGCACACGAGGCAACAAAGgaaaagacaagaagcaaGCTCGGAGAAATGGTGGTGGGGTCTCCAATAAGATCAAGCCCTTTCGTGATGATCATGGATTGGTTGGTTTTAGTGAGCCCCAGGCGAGCACCTTAGGTTTTACTGGGAGTCCAGATCCATTCTGCGGAAGCAGTTTTTTGAAGGAATCTATGACAGAGTCGCACTTTCCAGTTGCAGAGGCCACAGGATGA
- the LOC105174423 gene encoding glycine-rich RNA-binding protein 6, mitochondrial, with translation MAFASAFRRILSGSTTPSLNIRSQFAAIRLNSTLATLTSPKLFVSGLSRNTTDENLYKAFAPFGRLLEAKVIIDRGSGRSKGFGFVTYETVEEAEKAREGMNAKFLDGWVIFVDPARPREAQPRQPPRQDMQSTETGFTTNKTVGWSGF, from the exons ATGGCATTCGCCTCCGCTTTTCGTCGCATTCTCAGCGGCTCTACCACGCCGTCGCTAAATATTCGCTCTCAGTTCGCTGCGATTCGCCTCAATTCTACGCTTGCGACCCTCACCTCCCCCAAGCTCTTCGTTAGTG GTCTTTCAAGAAACACAACCGATGAAAATCTTTACAAGGCGTTTGCTCCATTCGGCAGGCTTCTTGAGG CAAAAGTGATCATTGATAGAGGCTCCGGAAGATCAAAGGGGTTTGGTTTTGTTACTTATGAAACAGTGGAAGAAGCTGAGAAGGCACGTGAGGGAATGAATGCCAAGTTCCTCGATGGTTGGGTAATTTTTGTTGACCCAGCGAGACCAAGGGAAGCTCAGCCGCGCCAACCTCCTCGGCAAGACATGCAGTCTACTGAGACTGGGTTCACCACAAACAAGACCGTTGGATGGAGTGGTTTTTGA
- the LOC105174420 gene encoding arginine biosynthesis bifunctional protein ArgJ, chloroplastic isoform X1 codes for MSLFVPHYVCIKFSYPNKYKIFHSAQHSRMNTSRVSAVVSAQQDVSNYIPAAPILLPEGPWHQVPGGVAAAKGFKAAGMYGGLRAVGEKPDLALVTCDVDAISAGAFTTNVVAAAPVLYCKEALETSTTARAILINAGQANAATGDAGYQDVIDCSHALAELLQLKPEQVLIESTGVIGQRIKKEPLLKSLPDLVNLLSSTVQGADSAAVAITTTDLVSKSIAIESEVGGTRVRVGGMAKGSGMIHPNMATMLGVITTDALVTSDVWRKMVRVAVNRSFNQITVDGDTSTNDCVIALASGLSGANKISSLNNSDAEHLQACLDAVMQGLAKSIAWDGEGATCLIEVKVSGAGTEADAAKVARSVASSSLTKAAVYGRDPNWGRIACAAGYAGIPFNPNKLRISLGDILLMESGQPLPFDRAAASNYLRTTGEKHGTVIIQISIGDGLGSGQAWGCDLSYDYVKINAEYTT; via the exons ATGTCTCTGTTTGTTCCTCACTATGTCTGCATCAAATTCTCCTATCCGAATAAATACAAG ATATTTCACTCAGCGCAACATTCGAGAATGAACACCAGCAGAGTGTCCGCTGTAGTATCTGCTCAGCAAGATGTGTCAAATTACATACCAGCAGCTCCAATATTACTGCCGGAAGGGCCATGGCATCAG GTTCCAGGTGGAGTTGCAGCAGCAAAAGGTTTTAAAGCTGCTGGGATGTATGGTGGACTGCGTGCAGTAGGAGAGAAGCCTGATCTTGCACTGGTGACTTGTGATGTGGATGCCATATCTGCAG GTGCATTTACAACTAATGTGGTTGCAGCTGCACCTGTATTATACTGTAAAGAGGCGCTAGAAACGTCTACAACG GCTCGTGCAATACTAATAAATGCTGGGCAAGCAAATGCTGCAACG ggAGATGCAGGCTACCAAGATGTTATAGACTGTTCGCATGCCCTTGCTGAG TTGCTGCAACTGAAGCCAGAGCAAGTTTTGATTGAATCCACTGGTGTGATTGGTCAACGGATCAAGAAG GAGCCTCTTCTCAAATCACTACCTGATTTAGTAAACCTGCTATCATCCACTGTTCAGGG GGCAGATTCTGCTGCTGTAGCAATAACCACCACTGACCTTGTAAGCAAAAGTATCGCAATTGAATCTGAG GTTGGAGGAACTCGTGTTAGAGTTGGTGGTATGGCAAAGGGTTCTGGAATGATCCATCCCAACATGGCAACAATGCTTGGG GTTATAACAACAGATGCCTTGGTTACAAGTGATGTCTGGCGAAAAATGGTGCGAGTTGCTGTAAACCGTAGTTTTAACCAAATTACT GTAGATGGAGACACCAGTACTAATGATTGTGTAATTGCTTTGGCTAGTGGCCTTTCAGGAGCAAACAAGATTTCTTCTTTAAATAATTCTGACGCAGAACATCTGCAAGCATGTCTTGATGCT GTAATGCAAGGTCTTGCAAAATCGATAGCTTGGGATGGTGAAGGAGCAACATGCTTGATCGAG GTCAAAGTATCCGGAGCAGGAACTGAAGCTGATGCCGCAAAGGTTGCACGATCAGTGGCATCTTCTTCATTAACCAAG GCTGCAGTATATGGCCGGGATCCGAATTGGGGGCGCATAGCTTGTGCTGCTGGTTATGCAGGGATTCCTTTCAATCCAAATAAACTCCGAATATCACTTGGTGATATTCTATTGATGGAGAGTGGCCAGCCACTGCCGTTCGACAG GGCTGCTGCCAGTAATTATCTCAGGACGACAGGTGAAAAACATGGAACGGTCATAATTCAAATATCTATTG GTGATGGTCTTGGGAGTGGGCAAGCATGGGGCTGTGACCTGAGTTATGACTATGTGAAAATAAATGCGGAGTACACAACATGA
- the LOC105174706 gene encoding probable histone H2A.1 → MAAVLEYLAAEVLEFAGNAARDNKKNRIIPRHVWLAVRNDEELGKLLAGVTIAHGGVLPKINPVLLPKKSEKASDTPAKSPSKATKSPKKA, encoded by the exons ATGGCCGCCGTGCTTGAGTACCTTGCTGCCGAG GTTCTGGAATTTGCTGGAAATGCGGCGAGAGACAACAAGAAGAACAGGATCATCCCAAGGCACGTTTGGCTTGCAGTGAGGAACGACGAGGAGCTCGGAAAACTCCTGGCTGGAGTGACAATCGCGCACGGAGGAGTTCTACCGAAAATCAACCCTGTTCTTCTGCCCAAGAAGTCCGAGAAGGCTTCCGATACACCAGCAAAATCCCCATCCAAGGCCACCAAGTCGCCAAAGAAGGCCTAA
- the LOC105174424 gene encoding actin-depolymerizing factor 1 isoform X2 yields MANAASGMAVHDDCKLRFLELKAKRTHRFIVFKIEEKQKQVVVEKVGEPTQNYDDFTASLPVDECRYAVYDFDFVTAENCQKSRIFFIAWSPDTSRVRSKMIYASSKDRFKRELDGIQVELQATDPTEMGLDVIKSRAN; encoded by the exons ATG GCGAATGCGGCATCTGGGATGGCTGTGCATGATGATTGCAAGCTCAGGTTCTTAGAACTGAAGGCGAAAAGAACCCACCGCTTCATTGTCTTTAAGATTGAGGAAAAGCAGAAGCAGGTTGTTGTTGAAAAAGTTGGTGAGCCAACTCAAAACTATGACGACTTCACCGCTAGTCTTCCTGTGGATGAATGTCGCTATGCAGTCTACGATTTTGACTTTGTGACTGCGGAGAATTGCCAGAAAAGTAGGATTTTCTTCATTGCTTG GTCTCCTGACACATCTCGAGTCAGAAGCAAGATGATTTATGCTAGCTCAAAGGACAGATTTAAGAGGGAGCTGGATGGAATTCAAGTGGAACTGCAAGCAACTGATCCAACTGAAATGGGGCTTGATGTTATTAAGAGCCGTGCCAACTAA
- the LOC105174416 gene encoding uncharacterized protein LOC105174416 isoform X1: MNTSGSSSFNSSTPNFDNLLLQSLMSRLHLRPHASSTSSAAKSLEDLLFSDLLLNLSESDSDSDNEDSSSSSKTQLAKEESRLEKEIVRTILSGEIEKLKPNSGQAISIGEHHICVGFQEETGSDYRVWEWHGHIMLFDEENGYTPEYIYGNYFERVGAAKRKMKKETAKKESDHDDDEKEREEEKVGNMGLKELIDSVGSGNGRILHRNLNANSGSPRFI, encoded by the coding sequence ATGAACACCAGCGGCAGTTCTTCCTTCAACTCCTCCACCCCTAATTTCGATAACCTCCTCCTCCAGTCCCTCATGTCCCGCCTCCACCTCCGCCCCCACGCTTCCTCGACCTCCTCTGCTGCTAAGTCCCTCGAAGACCTCCTCTTCTCCGACCTCCTCCTCAATCTCTCCGAATCCGATTCCGATTCCGACAACGAGGACTCCTCCTCCTCGTCCAAAACCCAGCTCGCTAAAGAAGAATCCAGGCTCGAGAAAGAAATCGTCCGTACTATTCTCAGTGGGGAAATTGAGAAGCTGAAACCTAATTCTGGTCAGGCTATAAGTATTGGGGAGCACCATATCTGCGTCGGGTTTCAAGAGGAAACCGGGTCCGATTATCGGGTTTGGGAGTGGCATGGTCATATTATGTTGTTTGATGAGGAGAATGGCTATACCCCGGAGTATATTTATGGGAATTACTTCGAGAGGGTTGGTGCAGCGAAGCGAAAAATGAAGAAGGAGACTGCGAAGAAGGAGAGTgatcatgatgatgatgaaaaggAGAGGGAGGAGGAGAAGGTGGGGAATATGGGGTTGAAAGAGCTGATTGACTCTGTGGGATCAGGCAACGGACGGATTCTTCATCGCAATTTAAATGCAAATTCTGGGTCACCGAGGTTTATATAA
- the LOC105174418 gene encoding histone H2A-like, whose protein sequence is MESGGKLKKGAGGRKGGGPKKKPVSRSVKAGLQFPVGRIGRYLKKGRYSERVGTGAPVYMAAVLEYLAAEVLELAGNAARDNKKNRIIPRHVLLAVRNDEELGKLLAGVTIAHGGVLPNINPVLLPKKSEKAAEKPAKSPTKATKSPKKG, encoded by the exons ATGGAAAGTGGCGGCAAATTGAAGAAGGGAGCTGGGGGAAGGAAGGGCGGCGGTCCGAAGAAGAAGCCCGTTTCCCGGTCCGTCAAAGCCGGCCTCCAGTTCCCGGTGGGCAGGATCGGACGGTATCTGAAGAAGGGACGATATTCGGAGCGGGTGGGTACAGGTGCGCCGGTTTACATGGCTGCCGTGCTCGAGTACCTTGCTGCAGAG GTTTTGGAATTGGCTGGAAATGCGGCGAGAGACAACAAGAAGAACAGAATCATTCCGAGGCACGTTTTGCTCGCAGTGAGGAACGATGAAGAGCTCGGAAAGCTTCTAGCTGGAGTGACAATCGCACACGGAGGCGTTCTACCGAACATCAACCCAGTTCTTCTGCCGAAGAAGTCTGAGAAGGCGGCGGAGAAGCCAGCTAAGTCCCCAACCAAGGCCACCAAGTCGCCGAAGAAGGGTTAA
- the LOC105174420 gene encoding arginine biosynthesis bifunctional protein ArgJ, chloroplastic isoform X2 yields the protein MNTSRVSAVVSAQQDVSNYIPAAPILLPEGPWHQVPGGVAAAKGFKAAGMYGGLRAVGEKPDLALVTCDVDAISAGAFTTNVVAAAPVLYCKEALETSTTARAILINAGQANAATGDAGYQDVIDCSHALAELLQLKPEQVLIESTGVIGQRIKKEPLLKSLPDLVNLLSSTVQGADSAAVAITTTDLVSKSIAIESEVGGTRVRVGGMAKGSGMIHPNMATMLGVITTDALVTSDVWRKMVRVAVNRSFNQITVDGDTSTNDCVIALASGLSGANKISSLNNSDAEHLQACLDAVMQGLAKSIAWDGEGATCLIEVKVSGAGTEADAAKVARSVASSSLTKAAVYGRDPNWGRIACAAGYAGIPFNPNKLRISLGDILLMESGQPLPFDRAAASNYLRTTGEKHGTVIIQISIGDGLGSGQAWGCDLSYDYVKINAEYTT from the exons ATGAACACCAGCAGAGTGTCCGCTGTAGTATCTGCTCAGCAAGATGTGTCAAATTACATACCAGCAGCTCCAATATTACTGCCGGAAGGGCCATGGCATCAG GTTCCAGGTGGAGTTGCAGCAGCAAAAGGTTTTAAAGCTGCTGGGATGTATGGTGGACTGCGTGCAGTAGGAGAGAAGCCTGATCTTGCACTGGTGACTTGTGATGTGGATGCCATATCTGCAG GTGCATTTACAACTAATGTGGTTGCAGCTGCACCTGTATTATACTGTAAAGAGGCGCTAGAAACGTCTACAACG GCTCGTGCAATACTAATAAATGCTGGGCAAGCAAATGCTGCAACG ggAGATGCAGGCTACCAAGATGTTATAGACTGTTCGCATGCCCTTGCTGAG TTGCTGCAACTGAAGCCAGAGCAAGTTTTGATTGAATCCACTGGTGTGATTGGTCAACGGATCAAGAAG GAGCCTCTTCTCAAATCACTACCTGATTTAGTAAACCTGCTATCATCCACTGTTCAGGG GGCAGATTCTGCTGCTGTAGCAATAACCACCACTGACCTTGTAAGCAAAAGTATCGCAATTGAATCTGAG GTTGGAGGAACTCGTGTTAGAGTTGGTGGTATGGCAAAGGGTTCTGGAATGATCCATCCCAACATGGCAACAATGCTTGGG GTTATAACAACAGATGCCTTGGTTACAAGTGATGTCTGGCGAAAAATGGTGCGAGTTGCTGTAAACCGTAGTTTTAACCAAATTACT GTAGATGGAGACACCAGTACTAATGATTGTGTAATTGCTTTGGCTAGTGGCCTTTCAGGAGCAAACAAGATTTCTTCTTTAAATAATTCTGACGCAGAACATCTGCAAGCATGTCTTGATGCT GTAATGCAAGGTCTTGCAAAATCGATAGCTTGGGATGGTGAAGGAGCAACATGCTTGATCGAG GTCAAAGTATCCGGAGCAGGAACTGAAGCTGATGCCGCAAAGGTTGCACGATCAGTGGCATCTTCTTCATTAACCAAG GCTGCAGTATATGGCCGGGATCCGAATTGGGGGCGCATAGCTTGTGCTGCTGGTTATGCAGGGATTCCTTTCAATCCAAATAAACTCCGAATATCACTTGGTGATATTCTATTGATGGAGAGTGGCCAGCCACTGCCGTTCGACAG GGCTGCTGCCAGTAATTATCTCAGGACGACAGGTGAAAAACATGGAACGGTCATAATTCAAATATCTATTG GTGATGGTCTTGGGAGTGGGCAAGCATGGGGCTGTGACCTGAGTTATGACTATGTGAAAATAAATGCGGAGTACACAACATGA
- the LOC105174422 gene encoding histone H2B.9, producing the protein MAPKAEKKPAEKKPATAEKKPPKVEKKIAKEGGASDGKKKKKIKKSSETYKIYIFKVLKQVHPDIGISSKAMGIMNSFINDIFEKLAMESSRLARYNKKPTITSREIQTAVRLVLPGELAKHAVSEGTKAVTKFTSS; encoded by the coding sequence ATGGCACCAAAGGCAGAGAAAAAGCCAGCGGAGAAGAAACCGGCCACGGCAGAGAAGAAGCCGCCCAAGGTAGAGAAGAAGATTGCGAAAGAAGGCGGCGCCTCCGATggcaagaagaagaagaagatcaaGAAGAGTAGCGAGACTTACAAGATATACATATTCAAGGTTTTGAAACAGGTGCATCCAGATATTGGAATATCGAGCAAAGCTATGGGGATTATGAACAGTTTCATCAATGATATCTTCGAGAAGCTCGCGATGGAATCGTCGCGGCTGGCACGGTACAATAAGAAGCCGACGATTACATCGCGAGAGATTCAGACTGCGGTGAGGCTGGTTTTGCCTGGTGAGTTGGCCAAGCACGCCGTTTCCGAGGGTACGAAGGCGGTGACTAAATTCACTAGTTCATag
- the LOC105174416 gene encoding uncharacterized protein LOC105174416 isoform X2: MNTSGSSSFNSSTPNFDNLLLQSLMSRLHLRPHASSTSSAAKSLEDLLFSDLLLNLSESDSDSDNEDSSSSSKTQLAKEESRLEKEIVRTILSGEIEKLKPNSGQAISIGEHHICVGFQEETGSDYRVWEWHGHIMLFDEENGYTPEYIYGNYFERVGAAKRKMKKETAKKESDHDDDEKEREEEKVGNMGLKELIDSVGSGNGRILHRNLNANSGSPRF, translated from the exons ATGAACACCAGCGGCAGTTCTTCCTTCAACTCCTCCACCCCTAATTTCGATAACCTCCTCCTCCAGTCCCTCATGTCCCGCCTCCACCTCCGCCCCCACGCTTCCTCGACCTCCTCTGCTGCTAAGTCCCTCGAAGACCTCCTCTTCTCCGACCTCCTCCTCAATCTCTCCGAATCCGATTCCGATTCCGACAACGAGGACTCCTCCTCCTCGTCCAAAACCCAGCTCGCTAAAGAAGAATCCAGGCTCGAGAAAGAAATCGTCCGTACTATTCTCAGTGGGGAAATTGAGAAGCTGAAACCTAATTCTGGTCAGGCTATAAGTATTGGGGAGCACCATATCTGCGTCGGGTTTCAAGAGGAAACCGGGTCCGATTATCGGGTTTGGGAGTGGCATGGTCATATTATGTTGTTTGATGAGGAGAATGGCTATACCCCGGAGTATATTTATGGGAATTACTTCGAGAGGGTTGGTGCAGCGAAGCGAAAAATGAAGAAGGAGACTGCGAAGAAGGAGAGTgatcatgatgatgatgaaaaggAGAGGGAGGAGGAGAAGGTGGGGAATATGGGGTTGAAAGAGCTGATTGACTCTGTGGGATCAGGCAACGGACGGATTCTTCATCGCAATTTAAATGCAAATTCTGGGTCACCGAG GTTCTAG
- the LOC105174424 gene encoding actin-depolymerizing factor 1 isoform X1: MLQAREGTCNWKANAASGMAVHDDCKLRFLELKAKRTHRFIVFKIEEKQKQVVVEKVGEPTQNYDDFTASLPVDECRYAVYDFDFVTAENCQKSRIFFIAWSPDTSRVRSKMIYASSKDRFKRELDGIQVELQATDPTEMGLDVIKSRAN; the protein is encoded by the exons ATGCTGCAAGCACGTGAGGGCACATGTAACTGGAAG GCGAATGCGGCATCTGGGATGGCTGTGCATGATGATTGCAAGCTCAGGTTCTTAGAACTGAAGGCGAAAAGAACCCACCGCTTCATTGTCTTTAAGATTGAGGAAAAGCAGAAGCAGGTTGTTGTTGAAAAAGTTGGTGAGCCAACTCAAAACTATGACGACTTCACCGCTAGTCTTCCTGTGGATGAATGTCGCTATGCAGTCTACGATTTTGACTTTGTGACTGCGGAGAATTGCCAGAAAAGTAGGATTTTCTTCATTGCTTG GTCTCCTGACACATCTCGAGTCAGAAGCAAGATGATTTATGCTAGCTCAAAGGACAGATTTAAGAGGGAGCTGGATGGAATTCAAGTGGAACTGCAAGCAACTGATCCAACTGAAATGGGGCTTGATGTTATTAAGAGCCGTGCCAACTAA